In a single window of the Rhizobiaceae bacterium genome:
- a CDS encoding AMP nucleosidase translates to MDPAQAVAALRKLYERNTKFLRDSFASLAQGGATDRRYRAFYPEVGVQTSSYAQIDSRQAYGHMPTPGYFATTITRPDLFQTYLIEQLRLIIRNHGVPVVVGESETPIPIHFAFYEGTHVDGTIAEKLKYPIRDLFDVPDLDGTDDHIANGTFEVMPGESRPLAPFTAQRVDYSLHRLSHYTATEPHHFQNFVLFTNYQFYIDEFCVYARDLMADGGHGYSAFVEPGNLITRAGENAPESGATPPRMPQMPTYHLKKEGHGGITMINIGVGPSNAKTITDHVAVLRPHAWLMLGHCAGLRNTQALGDYVLAHAYVREDHVLDDDLPVWVPIPPLAEVQVALQEAVAEVTGLSGYDLKRIMRTGTVATIDNRNWELRDQRGPVQRLSQSRAIALDMESATIAANGFRFRVPYGTLLCVSDKPLHGELKLPGMASAFYKRQVAQHLKIGIRAMEKLAEMPADRLHSRKLRSFTETAFQ, encoded by the coding sequence ATGGACCCCGCCCAAGCCGTCGCGGCGTTGCGCAAGCTCTATGAGCGGAATACGAAATTCCTGCGTGATTCCTTTGCGAGCCTGGCGCAAGGCGGAGCAACCGACCGGCGCTACCGGGCCTTCTACCCGGAAGTCGGCGTGCAAACGTCCTCCTATGCGCAGATCGACTCGCGGCAGGCTTACGGCCACATGCCGACCCCCGGCTATTTCGCGACGACCATCACCCGGCCCGATCTTTTCCAGACCTATCTCATCGAGCAATTGCGGCTCATCATCCGCAATCATGGCGTCCCGGTCGTGGTCGGAGAATCGGAAACGCCGATTCCCATTCATTTCGCGTTCTATGAAGGCACCCATGTCGACGGGACCATCGCGGAAAAGCTGAAATACCCGATCCGCGACCTGTTCGACGTGCCCGACCTCGACGGTACGGACGATCACATTGCCAACGGCACGTTCGAGGTCATGCCGGGCGAATCGAGGCCGCTGGCTCCGTTCACGGCGCAGCGCGTCGATTATTCGCTGCACAGGCTGTCGCACTACACCGCGACCGAGCCTCACCACTTCCAGAACTTCGTGCTCTTCACGAACTACCAGTTCTATATCGATGAGTTCTGCGTCTATGCGCGCGATCTCATGGCGGACGGCGGGCACGGCTATTCGGCGTTCGTCGAGCCAGGAAATCTGATTACCCGGGCGGGCGAGAACGCACCGGAAAGCGGCGCCACCCCGCCGCGCATGCCGCAGATGCCGACCTATCATCTCAAGAAAGAAGGTCATGGCGGCATCACGATGATCAATATCGGCGTCGGCCCGTCCAACGCCAAGACCATCACCGACCATGTGGCCGTGCTAAGGCCCCATGCCTGGCTGATGCTCGGCCACTGCGCCGGCTTGCGCAACACACAAGCACTGGGCGACTATGTTCTTGCGCACGCCTATGTGCGCGAGGACCACGTGCTGGACGACGACCTGCCGGTCTGGGTGCCCATTCCGCCGCTGGCGGAGGTGCAGGTTGCCTTGCAGGAGGCCGTCGCGGAGGTGACGGGGCTGTCCGGATACGACCTCAAGCGCATCATGCGCACCGGCACGGTCGCGACCATCGACAATCGCAATTGGGAATTGCGCGACCAGCGCGGACCCGTGCAGCGCCTGTCCCAATCGCGCGCCATCGCGCTGGATATGGAGTCGGCCACCATTGCCGCAAACGGCTTCCGCTTCCGCGTGCCCTACGGCACCTTGCTTTGCGTGTCGGACAAGCCGTTGCACGGCGAGTTGAAACTGCCCGGCATGGCCAGTGCCTTCTACAAGCGGCAGGTTGCCCAACATCTCAAGATCGGCATTCGCGCAATGGAAAAGCTTGCTGAAATGCCGGCGGATCGCCTCCATTCGCGCAAGCTTCGCAGCTTCACGGAGACGGCGTTCCAGTAG
- a CDS encoding DUF922 domain-containing protein, producing MPLVNILCRLISAGICLVLVSLPVRAEESAIGKVLEKTYAIKGGTAYDLYVSIGEKGPSGAIAHTDYNLTWKRLFDEEGGACSLVSARPVFTTTYILPKPTGKLKPSLDALWKEFIAGIRAHEKRHGAMLQDMVRTTQQRIAGARVENDRSCAKVKRVVSDIIEQERQNYKARSRDFDREELREGGNLHRLILNFVNGDRQAPATGTPSP from the coding sequence TTGCCGCTCGTCAATATCTTGTGCCGGCTGATTTCGGCCGGAATCTGCCTTGTACTTGTCTCCCTTCCCGTGCGGGCGGAGGAATCCGCCATCGGCAAGGTTCTGGAAAAGACCTATGCCATCAAGGGCGGCACGGCCTATGATTTGTATGTCTCCATCGGCGAAAAGGGGCCGAGCGGTGCAATTGCCCATACCGACTACAACCTGACCTGGAAGCGCCTTTTTGATGAGGAGGGTGGAGCATGCAGCCTGGTGTCGGCCCGCCCGGTATTCACCACGACCTACATCCTCCCCAAGCCCACCGGCAAGCTGAAGCCTTCGCTTGATGCGCTTTGGAAGGAATTCATCGCGGGAATTCGCGCGCATGAAAAACGCCACGGTGCTATGCTTCAGGACATGGTGCGAACCACGCAGCAGCGCATCGCCGGGGCGCGCGTCGAAAACGACAGGAGCTGCGCCAAGGTCAAGCGCGTTGTTTCCGACATCATCGAGCAGGAACGGCAGAACTACAAAGCGCGCAGCCGCGATTTTGACCGGGAAGAATTGCGGGAGGGCGGCAATCTGCACCGCCTCATCCTGAATTTCGTAAACGGCGACAGGCAGGCTCCGGCTACTGGAACGCCGTCTCCGTGA
- a CDS encoding ATP-binding protein has translation MAFADAWSAAGRSFFARKPRRGRIEEIHGYEQPGYQRLITAEPLLRRAIPALIVVFLCAVAAARFMALMDLRNEIELAASSALTQTTAQMAADLNAAPNADQQRRVAIIDAASQHGAIGQHHVLAITDRSNRILAASQTAGSWIGAEFNRLASGADALLVLGEHAGVRPVTVDGTIWLAAARRTADGKAAVVTMAPRDALLATWHRELSLNVTLFLLTTGVMLVMLYAYFSQAARAQAADRIFVEAHQRIDLALVRGRCGLWDWDMARGRMYWSRSMYDMLGYRPRDGMLSFGDVDAIIHPEDADLFSQADAIVSGETNQIDQVFRMRHAEGRWVWMRARAQVVDPGAPELHLIGIAVDVTEQRHLALRSQAVEERLHTAVERISESFVLWDAQGRLVMCNEKFKLDHCLSEDDVRPGTPRTTIEGRRSAYLSERRLANANGARGAASFERQLADGRWVQVNELKTDDGGVVSIGADITQLKQQQAKLTESERRQMATIHDLSIARRAANEHMHQLEELNRICMRETERAEAASRAKSEFLANMSHELRTPLNAIIGFSEVMSAGHFGPLGNERYVEYATDIRLSGEYLLGVINDILDMSKIEAGQFAVEPEEIDLCPLIKETVRVIAIQAAAKSITVKTEIAPAMTIFADKRAMKQIIINLLSNAVKFTGQGGEIVVKARKTDRALLLAIEDNGCGIPKSALRKLGRPFEQVQNQFSKNHTGSGLGLAISRSLAELHGGALKIRSTEGQGTIVSVRIPAKEQSAMAEAA, from the coding sequence ATGGCATTCGCGGACGCGTGGAGCGCGGCCGGCAGGAGTTTTTTTGCCCGCAAGCCCCGCAGAGGCCGTATCGAAGAGATACACGGCTATGAGCAGCCGGGCTATCAACGCCTGATTACCGCTGAACCTTTGCTTCGCCGCGCCATTCCCGCGCTTATCGTGGTGTTCCTCTGCGCGGTTGCCGCCGCGCGTTTCATGGCGCTGATGGACCTGCGCAACGAGATCGAACTTGCGGCAAGCTCCGCGCTGACGCAGACGACTGCGCAGATGGCCGCCGACCTGAACGCCGCGCCGAATGCGGATCAGCAACGGCGCGTTGCCATCATAGATGCGGCCTCGCAGCATGGGGCAATCGGCCAGCATCATGTGCTGGCGATCACCGATCGCAGCAATCGCATCCTCGCAGCCAGCCAAACGGCGGGGAGCTGGATCGGCGCGGAATTCAACCGCCTCGCTTCTGGCGCGGATGCACTGCTGGTGCTCGGCGAACATGCAGGTGTGAGGCCGGTCACCGTCGACGGAACGATATGGCTCGCGGCGGCGCGGCGTACCGCCGACGGCAAGGCCGCCGTGGTAACCATGGCGCCTCGCGATGCGCTGCTTGCGACCTGGCACCGCGAACTGTCGCTGAACGTCACGCTTTTTCTGCTGACGACCGGCGTCATGCTCGTCATGCTCTATGCCTATTTCAGCCAGGCCGCGCGTGCGCAGGCGGCTGACCGCATCTTTGTCGAAGCCCACCAGCGCATCGACCTTGCGCTGGTCCGCGGGCGCTGCGGCCTTTGGGACTGGGACATGGCGCGAGGCCGGATGTACTGGTCACGCTCCATGTACGACATGCTCGGATACAGGCCGCGCGACGGCATGCTCTCCTTCGGTGATGTAGACGCAATCATCCATCCCGAGGACGCCGATCTCTTCAGCCAGGCGGACGCCATCGTTTCCGGCGAGACGAACCAGATCGATCAGGTCTTTCGGATGCGTCATGCCGAGGGACGCTGGGTCTGGATGCGCGCTCGTGCACAGGTGGTGGACCCCGGCGCGCCGGAACTGCATCTGATCGGCATCGCCGTGGATGTCACCGAGCAACGCCATCTCGCGCTGCGTTCGCAGGCGGTGGAGGAACGTCTGCACACGGCGGTCGAGCGCATTTCCGAATCCTTCGTGCTGTGGGATGCGCAGGGCCGGCTCGTCATGTGCAATGAGAAGTTCAAGCTCGACCATTGCCTGTCGGAGGATGATGTGCGTCCCGGCACGCCGCGAACCACCATCGAGGGTCGCCGCAGCGCCTATCTGTCGGAGCGGCGGCTGGCCAATGCGAACGGAGCGCGCGGCGCGGCCTCATTCGAACGGCAGCTTGCCGACGGGCGCTGGGTTCAGGTGAACGAACTGAAGACCGACGACGGCGGCGTCGTCTCCATTGGCGCCGACATCACGCAGTTGAAGCAGCAGCAGGCCAAGCTGACCGAAAGCGAGCGTCGCCAGATGGCGACCATTCACGACCTTTCCATCGCGCGCCGGGCGGCGAACGAGCATATGCATCAGCTTGAAGAGCTTAACCGCATCTGCATGCGCGAAACCGAGCGCGCGGAAGCCGCCAGCCGGGCGAAATCCGAGTTTCTCGCCAACATGTCGCATGAGTTGCGCACGCCGCTCAACGCGATCATCGGCTTTTCCGAAGTCATGAGCGCCGGGCATTTCGGCCCGCTCGGCAATGAGCGCTATGTCGAATACGCCACCGACATCAGGCTTTCGGGCGAGTACCTGCTCGGCGTCATCAACGACATTCTCGATATGTCGAAGATCGAGGCGGGACAGTTCGCGGTCGAACCGGAGGAAATCGACCTCTGCCCGCTCATCAAGGAGACAGTCCGCGTCATCGCAATTCAGGCCGCGGCGAAGTCGATCACCGTCAAGACCGAGATTGCCCCGGCAATGACCATTTTCGCCGACAAGCGCGCCATGAAGCAGATCATCATCAATCTCCTGTCGAACGCGGTGAAGTTCACCGGGCAGGGCGGGGAGATTGTCGTCAAGGCGCGCAAGACGGACCGGGCGCTTCTCTTGGCCATCGAGGACAATGGATGCGGCATCCCGAAATCGGCGCTGCGAAAGCTCGGTCGCCCGTTCGAGCAGGTGCAGAACCAGTTTTCGAAGAACCACACAGGTTCAGGTCTCGGATTGGCGATCTCGCGCTCGCTGGCCGAACTGCATGGCGGGGCGCTCAAGATTCGCTCCACGGAAGGCCAGGGCACCATCGTTTCCGTCCGCATCCCTGCCAAGGAGCAATCCGCCATGGCCGAGGCGGCGTAG
- the pepN gene encoding aminopeptidase N, whose product MRTDSGQIVRLEDYAPSDYLIPQTHLTFRLGSERTIVIAEMSIERRDGAGPGTPLVLDGDELELLSLEIDGREPARTSFKATPQRLTLLEPPASGQFTIRIETAIAPSTNENLMGLYRSNGVYCTQCEAEGFRRITYFLDRPDILSIYTVRIEALKSQAPVLLANGNPVEQGNLDGDRHYAVWHDPFPKPSYLFALVAGDLARVGDNFVTASGRRVDLGIYVEHGKEKRAAYAMDALKRSMRWDEEVFGREYDLDIFNIVAVSDFNFGAMENKGLNIFNDKYVLADRMTATDTDFANIEAIVAHEYFHNWTGNRITCRDWFQLCLKEGLTVFRDREFSADQRERTVRRIADVKGLKAQQFPEDQGPLAHPVRPRRYREINNFYTATVYQKGAEIVRMLKTIIGPDHFRAGMELYFERHDGQAVTIEDFLQVFADVSGFDLSQFALWYHQAGTPHVEVRYAYDARRRTFTVELEQSVQPTPSEQRKRLMHIPLSFGLVGPDGRDVSYASVDGGLVSGGTMHLKRRRQTFRFTDVAQPPVLSINRGFSAPVTLSGGHGQKDLIFLARHDSDRFGRWQALNDVLMAKLATASRRKRSEEAAAEITQLLGELAADESLAPAYRAQMLTLPSESDVARELGARVDPDAILAAREELVQAIAATNAAAFASLYDAIEPKGRFVPDATGAGNRALRNILLDYLATHEGAPERASAHLEQATNMTDRFAALNVLLHRHGTTDAARDALASYERQFGDDPLAMDKWFMAQATVPGKATVETVRKLMRHPHFAITNPNRVRALVFTFASANQTAFHALNGAGYELLAETVLEVDPRNPQLSAKLATSFRSWRSVDAPRQARARKVLLAIAARKSLSPDLRDIIDRTLA is encoded by the coding sequence ATGCGAACCGACAGTGGCCAGATCGTGCGCCTCGAAGATTATGCGCCGAGCGACTACCTGATTCCACAGACTCATTTGACGTTCAGGCTGGGCAGCGAGCGCACCATTGTCATCGCCGAAATGAGCATCGAGCGTCGCGACGGCGCGGGGCCTGGAACGCCCCTGGTACTGGACGGCGACGAGCTTGAACTGCTCTCGCTGGAGATCGACGGGCGGGAACCCGCACGCACTTCCTTCAAGGCGACGCCGCAAAGGCTCACATTGCTCGAACCGCCCGCATCTGGGCAGTTCACGATCAGAATCGAGACCGCGATTGCGCCCTCGACCAATGAAAATCTCATGGGTCTGTATCGCTCCAACGGCGTGTACTGCACGCAGTGCGAGGCGGAAGGATTTCGCCGCATCACCTATTTCCTCGACAGGCCGGATATCCTGTCGATCTATACGGTGCGCATTGAGGCGTTGAAGTCGCAGGCGCCGGTTCTCCTTGCAAACGGTAATCCGGTTGAGCAGGGGAACCTGGACGGCGACCGCCACTATGCGGTCTGGCACGATCCATTTCCGAAACCGTCCTATCTGTTCGCGCTCGTTGCCGGCGATCTCGCTCGCGTGGGCGACAATTTCGTCACCGCCTCGGGACGCAGGGTCGACCTCGGCATCTATGTTGAGCACGGGAAGGAAAAGCGCGCGGCCTATGCCATGGACGCACTGAAGCGCTCGATGCGGTGGGATGAGGAGGTGTTCGGTCGCGAATACGATCTCGACATCTTCAACATCGTGGCCGTGTCCGACTTCAATTTCGGCGCGATGGAAAACAAGGGCCTCAATATCTTCAACGACAAATATGTGCTGGCCGACAGGATGACCGCGACGGATACGGATTTCGCGAATATCGAGGCAATCGTCGCGCATGAGTATTTCCACAACTGGACCGGCAATCGCATCACCTGCCGGGACTGGTTCCAGCTCTGCCTCAAGGAAGGCCTCACGGTCTTTCGCGACCGCGAATTTTCCGCCGACCAGCGTGAACGTACCGTGCGGCGCATCGCCGACGTTAAGGGCCTCAAGGCACAGCAGTTTCCCGAGGATCAGGGGCCTCTCGCGCATCCGGTCCGGCCCCGGCGCTACCGCGAGATCAACAATTTCTACACGGCGACCGTCTACCAGAAAGGGGCGGAAATCGTGCGGATGCTGAAAACGATCATCGGTCCGGACCACTTCCGCGCGGGCATGGAGCTCTATTTCGAACGTCATGACGGGCAGGCCGTCACAATCGAGGATTTCCTGCAGGTCTTCGCGGACGTGTCGGGGTTCGACCTGAGCCAGTTCGCGCTGTGGTATCATCAGGCCGGGACGCCACACGTCGAGGTAAGGTACGCCTATGACGCCCGGCGCAGGACCTTCACCGTCGAGCTTGAGCAATCGGTTCAGCCGACGCCTTCGGAACAGCGCAAGCGGCTGATGCACATACCGCTTTCCTTTGGTCTGGTGGGGCCGGATGGCCGGGATGTCTCCTATGCGTCGGTTGATGGCGGCCTAGTGTCGGGCGGCACGATGCATCTCAAGCGTCGCCGCCAGACATTTCGGTTCACGGATGTCGCGCAGCCGCCGGTGCTTTCGATCAATCGCGGGTTTTCCGCTCCGGTTACGCTCTCCGGCGGCCACGGGCAGAAGGACCTGATATTTCTCGCCCGGCATGACAGCGACCGTTTCGGGCGCTGGCAGGCGCTGAACGATGTGCTGATGGCGAAGCTCGCCACTGCCTCGCGCCGCAAGCGCAGCGAGGAAGCAGCCGCAGAGATCACGCAATTGCTTGGCGAACTGGCTGCCGATGAAAGCCTTGCCCCCGCCTATCGCGCGCAGATGCTCACGCTGCCGTCAGAGTCGGATGTCGCTCGCGAGCTTGGAGCCCGCGTTGACCCGGATGCAATTCTGGCGGCGCGCGAGGAACTCGTGCAGGCGATTGCTGCAACGAATGCGGCCGCCTTCGCATCGCTCTACGACGCAATCGAACCGAAGGGTCGCTTCGTGCCCGATGCAACGGGCGCCGGAAACAGGGCGCTGCGCAACATATTGCTCGACTACCTCGCGACGCATGAAGGCGCACCCGAAAGGGCGAGCGCGCATTTGGAACAAGCGACCAACATGACGGACCGCTTCGCCGCGCTCAATGTGCTGCTCCACCGCCATGGAACGACCGATGCCGCACGCGACGCGCTTGCGTCCTATGAGCGGCAATTCGGAGACGATCCGCTGGCGATGGACAAATGGTTCATGGCGCAGGCGACGGTTCCGGGTAAAGCAACCGTCGAAACGGTGCGCAAGCTGATGCGGCATCCACATTTCGCCATCACCAACCCGAACCGCGTGCGTGCGCTGGTCTTCACGTTCGCCAGCGCGAACCAGACCGCGTTCCACGCACTGAACGGCGCGGGATACGAACTGCTCGCCGAAACGGTGCTGGAGGTTGATCCGCGCAATCCGCAGCTCTCGGCCAAGCTGGCGACGAGCTTCCGCTCCTGGCGTTCCGTCGATGCGCCGCGTCAGGCCCGTGCGCGAAAGGTGCTCCTTGCAATCGCGGCGCGCAAGTCGCTCTCCCCCGATCTTCGCGATATTATCGACCGTACGCTCGCCTGA
- a CDS encoding xanthine dehydrogenase family protein molybdopterin-binding subunit — translation MTIATPKFGMGASVLRVEDPTFIRGAGRYTDDIQPEDVLHCYILRSPVANGSFRITATDAARETPGVHLVLTGEDLKHLKPLRSGGMPKQADGTRRPTRDIPILCIDKVHYVGDAVALVVADSREIAQDAAELIEIDFDSEDAGAVTATALDAGTPLVWPELGTNEAFTYHIGDRQKTKAAFEKAARVTTIAFTNNRLICNYMEPRAAIAEWKPEENRFVLTTGSQGVHGMQKILTGIFGIDAKQLRVITPDVGGGFGPKSFVYREYPLVMEAAKRLGRPVKWTGDRTEHFLTDAQGRDNVVKAAMAMDETGRFLGLDIDLIANMGAYIHQYGPYIPTIGVSMTTGVYDIQAIDVDITAVYTNTCPVDAYRGAGRPEAAFLLEKLVDACARDMGLPADEIRRRNFIRPEQFPYRTATGRLYDVGEFEGHLDAALESSDWKSFQARLEASKAEGKIRGIGLATYVEACAFAGSEAAHVELNGDGTVTMLIGTQSNGQGHATAYAQFIAEKLNIDIDRIKVRQGDTDDLPTGGGTGGSRSIPLGGVSAARAGEDLAEKLKAIAADELEASPADIELVDGTARIVGTDRSIDFAGLAKAAKKPEDLKGFGEFVQDEATYPNGTHVCEVEIDPETGETHVVAYTIVDDFGATVNPILLAGQVHGGVAQGLGQALTESAVYAEDGQLLTASFMDYAMPRASDLPTIAFKTRNVPSTTNALGIKGAGEAGTIGATPAVLNAVTDALYRAYGIRHIEMPTTPLRVWETIQTVKG, via the coding sequence ATGACAATCGCCACGCCGAAGTTCGGAATGGGGGCCTCTGTCCTCCGCGTCGAGGACCCGACTTTCATCAGGGGAGCCGGACGCTACACCGACGACATCCAGCCCGAGGACGTGCTGCATTGCTATATCCTGCGCTCGCCGGTCGCGAATGGGTCGTTCCGGATCACCGCCACCGATGCCGCGCGAGAGACCCCGGGCGTGCACCTCGTCCTGACGGGCGAGGACCTGAAACACCTCAAGCCGCTGCGCTCGGGCGGCATGCCGAAACAGGCCGACGGCACGCGACGACCCACCCGCGACATCCCGATCCTCTGCATCGACAAAGTGCACTATGTCGGCGACGCCGTGGCACTGGTGGTTGCCGACAGCCGCGAGATCGCACAGGACGCCGCCGAACTGATAGAGATCGACTTCGACAGTGAGGACGCGGGCGCAGTCACCGCAACGGCGCTGGACGCGGGTACCCCGCTGGTCTGGCCCGAACTGGGCACCAACGAGGCGTTCACATACCACATCGGCGACAGGCAAAAGACGAAGGCGGCATTTGAAAAAGCCGCCCGCGTGACGACGATCGCCTTCACCAACAATCGCCTCATCTGCAACTACATGGAACCGCGCGCGGCAATCGCCGAGTGGAAGCCCGAGGAAAACCGCTTCGTGCTGACCACCGGCTCGCAGGGCGTGCACGGCATGCAGAAGATTCTCACAGGCATATTCGGCATAGATGCCAAGCAGCTTCGCGTCATTACGCCCGATGTCGGCGGCGGCTTCGGCCCGAAGAGCTTCGTCTATCGCGAATATCCGCTCGTCATGGAGGCCGCTAAGCGACTCGGCAGACCGGTCAAGTGGACCGGCGATCGCACCGAGCACTTCCTGACGGATGCGCAAGGGCGCGACAATGTCGTGAAGGCCGCGATGGCCATGGACGAGACCGGGCGCTTCCTCGGTCTCGATATCGACCTGATCGCCAATATGGGCGCGTATATACACCAGTACGGGCCCTACATCCCGACGATCGGGGTGTCGATGACCACTGGCGTCTACGACATTCAGGCAATCGACGTGGACATCACCGCCGTCTACACCAACACCTGCCCGGTGGACGCCTATCGGGGCGCGGGACGCCCGGAGGCGGCCTTCCTGCTTGAAAAACTGGTGGATGCCTGCGCGCGCGACATGGGACTGCCGGCCGACGAAATCCGCCGCCGCAACTTCATCCGGCCAGAGCAATTCCCCTACCGGACCGCGACCGGCAGGCTCTACGACGTGGGTGAATTCGAGGGGCATCTCGATGCCGCGCTCGAAAGCTCCGACTGGAAAAGCTTCCAGGCGCGGCTCGAAGCATCGAAGGCCGAGGGCAAGATCCGCGGGATCGGCCTCGCCACCTATGTGGAGGCGTGCGCGTTTGCCGGATCGGAGGCCGCACATGTCGAACTCAACGGCGACGGCACGGTGACGATGCTGATCGGTACCCAGTCCAACGGACAGGGACATGCAACCGCCTATGCCCAGTTCATCGCCGAGAAGTTGAACATCGACATCGACCGCATCAAGGTGCGGCAAGGCGATACGGACGATCTACCGACGGGGGGCGGAACCGGCGGCTCGCGCTCGATCCCGCTGGGCGGCGTTTCGGCGGCGCGGGCCGGAGAGGACCTTGCGGAAAAGCTCAAGGCAATCGCTGCGGACGAGCTTGAGGCTTCGCCCGCCGACATCGAGTTGGTGGACGGCACGGCGCGTATCGTCGGCACCGACCGCAGCATCGACTTCGCCGGTCTTGCCAAGGCCGCGAAGAAGCCGGAAGACCTGAAAGGGTTCGGCGAGTTCGTTCAGGACGAGGCAACCTACCCCAACGGCACGCATGTGTGCGAGGTCGAGATCGACCCGGAAACCGGCGAAACGCACGTCGTTGCCTACACCATCGTCGACGATTTTGGCGCGACGGTGAACCCGATCCTGCTGGCCGGGCAGGTGCATGGCGGCGTGGCGCAGGGGCTCGGTCAGGCATTGACGGAAAGCGCGGTTTATGCGGAAGACGGTCAGCTTCTGACAGCGAGTTTCATGGACTATGCGATGCCACGCGCAAGCGACCTGCCAACCATTGCCTTCAAGACGCGAAATGTGCCGTCCACGACCAATGCGCTCGGTATCAAGGGGGCGGGCGAAGCAGGAACCATCGGCGCCACGCCTGCCGTGCTCAACGCGGTTACCGACGCGCTCTATCGCGCCTATGGAATACGCCACATTGAAATGCCGACCACGCCGCTCCGCGTCTGGGAGACCATTCAGACGGTCAAAGGATAG
- a CDS encoding DMT family transporter, translating into MDDVPASASRVGDRPLTGILFKVASVAIFVSMQSFIKASGDVPAGQIVFFRSFFAIFPILLFLGYQGELRNGFKTDRPIGHIYRGVIGVVAMGLGFFALTRLPLPEAIALNYAQPLLVVAFSAIFLGEPVRAYRWGAVVLGLIGVVIVSWPKLSVLGGSGLGNREITGVAAALLAAAFSAVAMLQIRNLVTTETSATIVLWFSTSASLIALFTIPFGWASLSGQQIVFLVLAGVCGGVAQIFMTEGYRYAQASTIAPFEYTSLILGLAIGYAVFAEVPTVHMIIGGLIVIGSGIFIIWRERQLGLQRGRARKVTPPQ; encoded by the coding sequence ATGGATGATGTCCCGGCCTCGGCCTCGCGGGTCGGCGACAGGCCGTTGACCGGAATTTTGTTCAAGGTCGCATCGGTCGCTATTTTCGTCTCCATGCAGTCTTTCATCAAGGCGTCCGGCGACGTGCCGGCCGGCCAGATCGTCTTCTTTCGTTCCTTCTTCGCGATCTTCCCGATCCTGCTGTTTCTTGGCTATCAAGGGGAACTGCGCAACGGTTTCAAGACCGACCGACCGATCGGCCACATCTATCGCGGCGTCATCGGCGTCGTGGCAATGGGTCTGGGGTTCTTCGCGTTGACCCGCCTCCCCCTGCCCGAGGCTATCGCACTCAACTATGCGCAACCTCTGCTGGTCGTCGCGTTCAGCGCAATATTTCTGGGAGAGCCTGTTCGCGCCTACCGTTGGGGTGCTGTTGTCTTGGGATTGATCGGCGTGGTGATCGTGTCCTGGCCGAAACTGTCCGTGCTGGGCGGAAGCGGCCTCGGAAACCGGGAAATCACGGGCGTGGCCGCCGCACTCCTTGCTGCCGCCTTTTCCGCAGTAGCCATGCTTCAGATCCGGAACCTTGTCACTACGGAGACGAGTGCGACCATAGTGCTCTGGTTCTCCACTTCGGCGAGCCTTATCGCCTTGTTCACGATTCCCTTCGGCTGGGCTTCCCTCAGCGGTCAGCAGATCGTCTTCCTCGTGCTTGCTGGGGTTTGCGGCGGTGTCGCCCAGATCTTCATGACGGAGGGGTACAGGTACGCCCAGGCTTCCACAATTGCGCCCTTCGAATACACCTCCCTCATCCTTGGCCTAGCCATCGGCTACGCCGTTTTCGCCGAAGTGCCAACCGTTCACATGATCATTGGCGGCTTGATCGTTATCGGTTCCGGTATTTTCATCATCTGGCGGGAACGGCAGTTGGGGCTACAAAGAGGGCGTGCGCGAAAAGTCACACCACCCCAATAA